The nucleotide window CCCCATCCAACTCCTCCCATCTCCCAGCGTCTCTTTCCATCGCGTTtgaggtcgtcggcagctGTTTGTTGTGGTACCGCTTTGTTTTCTGGCTCCTCTTCGTTTGTGTCGCAGGTAGACCGACGAGGCAGCTTGCCATcacgccatcatcatgaaggccgccgccatcgccctgtccgtggccgccatcgccgaggccaccTCATTCAAGATCGGCACCATCCACGACAAGTCTGCTCCCATTCTATCCTCCACTCACGCCGAGGTCATCCCCAACGCCTATATTATCAAGTTCAAGGAGCACGTCGATGACTCCAAAGCATCCGATCACCACTCGTGGCTCAAGAACATAaacgaggatgaggagggccgccttgagctccgcAAGCGCGGTATCATTGATGACATTGTCGCCACTGTGAAGCACGAGTACAAGATTGGTGTCGACGGAGCCAAAGCTGCTTTCCGTGGCTATGCCGGTGTCTTCTCTGACAGTGCTATCGAGCAGATCCGGAATCGCCCAGATGTAAGTCCGAGCCTCGGCCGAGGACTGTCCGTGGTATGAAGCACACACTGACACATGCGCATAGGTTGAGTACATTGAGCGCGATTCGATTGTCCGCACCATGCTTCCCCTcaacgccgaggatgccgtgACTGAGGATACCTGCGAtggcgaagaagaaaagCAGGCTCCCTGGGGCCTTGCTCGTGTGTCTCACCGTAAGACGCTCAACTTCGGTACCTTCAACAAGTACCTCTACgctgccgagggcggcgagggcgttgacGCCTATGTGATTGACACTGGCTGCAACACCGAGCACGTCGACTTTGAGGGCCGCGCCAAGTGGGGTAAGACCATTCCCagtggcgacgccgacgaggacggcaacggccacggcactCACTGCTCCGGTACCATTGCCGGCAAGAAGTACGGTGTTGCCAAGAAGGCCAACATCTACGCCGTCAAGGTCCTCCGCTCCAACGGTTCCGGCAGCATGTCTGACGTggtccgcggcgtcgagtaCGCCGCCCAGAGCCACctcgagcaggtcaaggctgccaaggacggcaagcgcAAGGGCTTCAAGGGCTCCGTCGCCAACATGTCGCTGGGTGGTGGCAAGACTCAGGctcttgacgccgccgtcaatgccgccgtcgagtctGGCATTCACttcgctgtcgccgctggcaACGACAACGCCGATGCCTGCAACTACtctcccgctgccgcctctcAGCCCGTGACCGTCGGTGCTTCTGCTCTCGATGATAGCCGCGCCTACTTCTCCAACTATGGCGAGTGCACCGACATCTTCGCCCCCGGCCTGAGCATCCAGTCCACCTGGATCGGCTCCAAGTACGCTGTCAACACCATTTCGGGCacctcgatggcctcgccccACATCTGCGGTCTCCTTGCCTACTACCTGTCTCTGCAGCCTGCGAAGGACTCCGAGTTCTCTGTTGCCCCCATCACGcccaagaagctcaaggagacTCTGATTGAAATCTCGACTGAGGGAGTTCTGAGCGACATTCCTGCCAAGACACCCAACAAGCTTGCCTGGAACGGCGGTGGCTGCAATAACTTCTCCAAGATTGTATCTGCCGGAGGATACAAGGCTGAGCGCGCCCCGAGCACTatggagaagctcgagaagctcgaggatgTTGTCATTGAGGACATGATGGCCGTCAAGGGCAAAATCGTTGAGGCCGCGTCTGCTGGCCAGTCTGAGCTCGAGAAGCTTGTCCATGTCGCCGAACTTgccaagaagaagctcaagggctTGAAGGTCGAAATCGCCTTTTAAATGGCCGCAGTTCCATCGGCCCACGGGCCAGACGGCGCGACCTAGCCGTCGCGGAGGCCCCGATTTGTTTTGGGTATAACGATAGCAGACGGGCTTGGTAACTGGCGTAGATCGCGGGTTTTTATATTTGTGTGTACTTGTTTGCATGGGATATGCCCTGTAACAGGATGGCTTTGTCAGGTTGCTTCATCCGTCCATTCGTATCAATACATTTTCATTGTGTAGATACAGCGTTGCCACACCCCCTAGACCTGTGCTTGTTGATGCGCTTGAGGGTCGCCTTTCTTGGGGCCCATGGGAGACACGAGACAAGTACTGTGGGCGTCCAGCATCCGCCATCGCTCCTTCTTCACAATGCCAGCTCGGATGCGACCTCGTCCGTCCTTGCCCATCGGCAGGCAGGAGCTTCATCGCCCATCCCTCCTGCCCGTGAACGATGGGCGCGATTTGGCTTACCACGTCTGCCCGCCCCTTGTTGCCCCTCAACTGTCCCTTTCAagctcgcccacgccgcttCAACCGTGTGCCCGTTTCGAATAGCCTCACTACTATCCCAGCACAACTTACACGCCCGATTTCTAAAAAGTTTCCGCTAGTATAAGCAACGATTCTGGTTGACGCCGACGGTCCGCTTCTGTTGCTAGTACGGCAATGCTGCGTCGCAACAGCTCCCGCAGCAAGCAGCGACGCCCCCTCGTCCGAAGCAAGTCCGCCAACTCCATCTTCACCAGCCTCACCGTCATCGAACCCTCAGACGCGGAGCGGGACGCACTAGTTGCCGCAAAGCTTTCATTTGACCGGGCTCAGGCACGACAGAGCAAAAGCAGTCGCGAcgtgccgtcgccttcgAAGGATACGACCGGCTGTACGCTGACCCGGAGCAACACTGTCGCCTGTGGGACGGATCGTATTAGGGACGCTACCGCGAGACCGAGACCGCAAAGCTCTGTCGGCCATTGTAACATGCAGAAGCAACAGAGTATCAGGTTCGCAGGGCCGAACGCCCGACCACGCAAGCCCTTGGCCGTGAGAGCGAATGAGGCATCCCTTGCCCATCATAAGGCCTTATATGAGGCCGAACCTTGCAGATCGCACCAAAAGCTGAAGCTCGCATTGTCGGATTATGCGCGAAACCCTGGTGTTGTTCGTGCTGGGGGTATCTCTcccaacggcgagggcgatcCGGGCTTGTCACCTCAACGTGGCCTAGGGGCCGAACCGTACTCGATGGGGAGGCTACGAAAGTCCAGATCCATGATCACCGCTCTTCAGACCACATCGCATTTTGACACCAGCGACGATCCAGATGATCGACTTGACACCTGGCTGTCTGCTGCTCAGGATggcagcgacgacaaggagaacGCACAGGCACGCCACTTCCGAGGGCACAGTCTTCGAGCTCCCAAGTCAATGAGCTTTCTGCGTGGCACCGAACATTCTTGGTCAAGCAGCCGGGTGAACAATGGAGTTACTAGCTCAATAATTCCGGGACATACCGCATGGCGAAGCGCTTCTCGAACACGCCTGCGGAGGCACCCTTCCCTATTCTTTCGGTCAAAGCATCGTCGTTGTGAAACATCGATTGGGATGCCCAGATCGCTccgcaacagcagcgacaACAGTGCTGGACAGTCGTCGGCATTTTCTGGTAGCAGTACTACTGCCATAAAGCACTCAGGGCTGCGCTTCACGGCACGCAAAGTCTCAAGGTCGTTACGCACCAGATTCAAGGGGCTTTTCGGCAAGCCACACAgcgctgacgatgccgttggACCTGGCATTCACTTTCCCCAACAGCCGGCGTCCGAAACCGAGAGTTGCATTATTGGGATCAGTGCTGAGGAGCCGGAGGAGGCGTCTGTGTCGATAGTTCCGTCCCATGTGCCATCGCTACACGCTGTACCAAGCAATCAGCAGTTGCGATCTCGCCAAGGCAGCCTTAAGAGTATTTACTTGGAGCAGCACGCGACATCCGACGATAAATCTCGCGTCACAAGTTGGACAAATTCTACCAACACGGTGGCGAGCGCTGCGTCGCATGCGGAATGGGAGCGTCAGCGCCTTTCTGTCATTAAAGAAAACGGCATGCATGTTCCGTCATCTGCGAGACAATGCAGTCGACCTGCAGCGCTCACGTCAGGGTACCAAGACACCCTAAGTACTAACGAACAAGTCTACTCTGCTTTGCTACAGCGTCTCCGTGAGAAGTGGCAGAATGACGGCGAAAATAGCTGCAAGAAGGTCGAGATGCGCAATTTCGTGCCACTCCGAAGCAGTTCGGTCGAGCATGGCGATAGCTGGTCCCCTCCAACAATCAGGCACGTCCAgtcggacgacgatgtgTTCCAAGACACGCCTAAAGCGGATGGAGAAGTGACAGAGGCACATTATTCGGGGTTGGACAAAACAAACCTGGTTCGCATGGCTTCTTACCGAGCGTATCCCAATCCGACAGCGGGAGACGGTCTCGGCTTGACCCCTAACAGAGCCAGGCCGTCGTATGTGGAGCAGCCCAGAAGTGTGGCACACACTTACGCATCCTTGGGCAGTCCGACAGGTCCCTTTTTTCGAGCTGCCAGTCCCTACCGTCGCGCTCTGCGGGAAACGATAAAGGACCAGCAAGAGTCGGGCTACACACATGCCCTCGACACCAGATACCTGAGCACGCTGTCTGCCCTCAGCCTCCCATCTCGACATCCGAGCACAGTCGGCTCGGAGCAGGACCTCAAGAAGATGTATGCGGAAAGCTCCTACTCGTGTACCACAGACGACATTGATACTGGAACGAGCGAGGAAGCGCTTgcaacgtcgccgccgaccaaACATGACCATGGAGACGCTTTGGTTATTGCAAAGCACGCAGCATGTAAGCATGAATTGCTCCATAGCCGAGACATCTCCGAAGCAAGCTCCATGGAGTGGAAGACATGGCTGAGCGCGAACGTTTCGAAGCTGGAAACTCCCTCAACAACACTGAACGCAGAGGCAAAGTACGACGTATCGGGGAGCCTACCCCTGACTGGGCATGTCAGAGAGCGCGCGGAGATTGACTCTCCAGGTGACTTGGTCAAGTCCGAGGGGGCCCTCTCAGCAGGCAAGGGAGATTCGACTCCATTAAGGCAGAGCAATGACTTGTGCAAGACACAAACGTTCATAGACACCAGACAAGGGCAGTCTAGGGGGACTGACGAAAACTCGCCTCCGGAATCGTGCAGTCGCGTGCACCATGGAGGTAGCGACAGGCCACCGCCCGTCCCATTGAGGAGCTGTCTCCGGACtgtgccgtcgctgccgagTCTCGGTGCAAACGAGGCAAGCAATAGACGAACAACAGCCATGTTGCCGAGGATGCGTTCTCTGAATGCTATGGCGCTCGCGACTTCGCCTCGAGAGGAGCAACTATCGAGCCGGCGGGCACGGGCCCGTCTAGGGGCTGGCAAGTTGTCGCCGGCCAAGTCAAGCCCAGGGCTTACGGCAGCATTTAAGGAACAATTTGGAAAAGCGACAGGCGACCTCACAAGGCGCGGTCTCGATGATGATAGAGTTCTATATCTTGGGAGTCCTCAGTCGCGCCCAAAGAGCCCGAGCGTCTCCGACAAGGAACAGACGGATTGGGAGGCACAGAAGTTGGGGAGCAAACGCATGGTAGATTTGTTTTTGAGCAGTCGTCGAAAGCGCATTAAGGGCAGCAAGACGGGTACCGAGAGTGACGATTCGGCGGCATATATATAGGCGGGGATTGGCACCGATGACGAGACGAGAAGCACAGATGAATTATTGTTTAATTATTGTATGTGAGCTTCATCAGGGTATCGTAGAGGGGGCCAGCCAGAGAGAGCCTGGCCATGGCTGTGTGGCAAATAGTATGTATGGCAGCTTCGGGTCAAGAGCGCCGAGTCATGGTAATGATGTAAAGGAATCATGACTTGTCAATGGCTGGACTGACGTGAACTTCCCATAATCTCGCCATGGCTTTGGGAAACTCTTGTTTGCGGTCGTCGCTCACCCATTCATCGTACTCATGATGCGTGAcgggctcggcgaggagggccctAGCGCGGCCGGTCCTGAGAAAGTACATGAAGTCGACGGAGATGCGGACGtactcctcgagcgcctccttggTGTTCATGCGGGCGCCGGTGGTCCAGCTCAGGATCCAGGGCTCGATGAGGGGCGCGTCGGAGACGCTCGGATGGGAGGTGCCGAGGCTGGTGACGAaccaggcggcgccggcgcggcgcaggacggcgcggacgaggtcCTTGACGACATCGAAgtgggggcggcggtcggggAAAAAGacggtgcgggcgcgggacCACGAGTCGgagtggacgacgaggaggggcgcgcgggagcgggcgtcgaggtcgcccgACGACTTGCCCgggtcgagggcgatgccaccgcgggcgggcagcggggAGTCGACGAGGGActtgagggcgagggtggcgcCGTGGGAGTGGCCcgcgatgacgagctgcgaGAGGTCGAGGCGGGAGGCGAAGGAGGGGAaggcgacggtgccgccgccgccgtgaccGCGGCGGGTGTTGAGGCTGGCGAGGGagctgccgttgccggcgtGGAGGGCCTGTAGGACGTGGAGCGCCTGGAACATTTCGGCGTTGCGGAACTCGAGCTGGTCGAAGAGGAAGCGTTTGCTGTCGACGGGCTGCAGCTTGCCCTCATCAAGGCTCCTGCTACTACGATGCCGGCCCCTTTTGAGGttgccaccgccaccgccgccgccgccgccttcctcatcaccatcactATCGTCAACGTCACCGACGGGGGCGACCAGCTCCGAGGCGCGAAAGGTCAGCACCTCGCGGTCGGGCTCGCCGgggaggcggacgagcgtCCCCGGGCAGCTGCCGTCGCGGTgctccagcgcggcgacgacgacgccccgcGAGGCTAGTTCGCCGAGGTAATTCGTGTAGTCGGTGCGGGACGAGGCGTCGCCATGTGAGAAGAGCACGACGGGAAGCCGCCCGTTCTTGCCCAGGAGCGATACCGCGTcagtggctgctgctgctgcggcgtcgtccacGGGTAGCAGCGGGGCGTCGACACGCGCGGGCACGGTGATGCCGCCAGCGAGGAGCCACAGGAAGAAGGTGAAGACGGGCCGGACGAGGAAGTTGTCGACGTGCGCGAAGCGGGCGTAGCCCCTCGCGGTGAGGCTCACGGGCTTGGGGATCCAGTacaacggcgacgtcgttTGGTCGTTGCgtgaggcggaggaggaagaagaagaggaagaagaggaggaggcatcccccgcggcgacgggatAGTAGAGCGTAAAAAGCACCGACTGCAGCTCAAAGGCGGGCCGTCCGGTGGCCTTGAAGGTAGCGTTGGAGAGGAGGCGCggcccgtcggcgagcgggacctcgacgtcgacggcgccgacggcatgcgGGCCCGTGTACGCGGGTaggcgggaggcgagcagcgggcggcgcaggacgacggcgcggaccaAGACGTAGAGGAGGAGTAGGGAGAGGAGCACGTAGCGCCAGGTGAGGCGTgggcgcagcgcgcgggcggcagcgcgcgggACGCGGTGCTGCGACCACCGCGTTGTCGACCACCATGTCCGCGGCGATAACGATGATATGGAGGATAATGAGAAGAAGGGTGatgcgtcgtcggtggtgagCCAGCGAGGGGGCCGGTACCACTTGGGCAGCGTGGGCGTTGCGCTCGTGAGGGGTGCGTCGGGGGAGGTTAACAGGGAGGACGatgcctcgtcgacggggtcgAGCTCGAATTCGGAGGAGGTGTCGGAGGAGGGCATGCTTGTCTGTGACGTGGTGTGACGTGAGGAGAAGTGGCCTGAAGGTGAAGTGAGCCGAgtcgaggtgaggtgaggtgaggttaTTACGGAAGAGCGGGTGAGACTGCGCCACTGCCGGCAGCTAAAGAAATGTCCACTACCGTCATGTAAGTGAGTCGTCAATGCTGCAATGACGCAAGCTCTGGAGGTTGCTGCGGCGCTAACTAGTTGAGAGACAGGCTCGCTCGCTAATCGGATCCGCGCTTGGCGGGACCTTGCCGAAACACTGGGGACTGAGACCGCGGGATTGAGACGTTTATAGCTCTTTGATTCTGTTTTTCAGGAGCGACGATGGGTCTGTAAAACGCTTTTTACCCTAGCCCCCCAAATCGCATTGATGTCGAATGCCAGCCAGCTGTTCTGTGATCCTCTACACAGCTACTTGCACGACTGTCACTCAATCGCCATCAGCACATGAGCTTTCTTCCTCTGACCCCGCATACTTCGCCTTCTCTTTCAGATGCCCCTCCTCCGGCTGAGATGGactctcttcctcctgtGGCTGGGATATGTGCGCGTCCTCTGGCTGAGCGGgtctctcctcctcgccgagctggggCGTTCTCTGTCCGGCAAGCTGTAGGGCGCTGTCAGGGTCCGAATCTGCCGCCACGTAGTGTGCAAAGGTTTTGTGCGTGGTCAAACGCAGATCGTTGATGTACTGCTCGTATGCTGGGTCGCTGTAGAACATGACGGCGTCTCGACCACTTGGTGGCCTCTTGACAGTGGAGTTGCCTGATTGCGTGGTCTTACATGATCCCGTGAGAAGAGTCTCAGTGATCAGCACGTCGTTCGTATTATACTGCCCGGCGTACACTCTGACGGGATTGTCTCGATGCCAATAAAGCACCGAGacatcgccgtcctcggaTGCGGAAACCCTGCGAAGTCGAAACCAAGCAACCACAGTGAAATAGATCCTGCGCCGATACAGTCTTGAAAATTTATTCGTCCTGGGAATGGTGCAGTGTTCTTGGCTGCGTCCCTGGGCAACCGATGATGGAATATGAACGGTTGACGCTTCACCAACTTCGCCGATAAAGAAAAA belongs to Purpureocillium takamizusanense chromosome 1, complete sequence and includes:
- the PRB1 gene encoding Cerevisin (SECRETED:SignalP(1-16~SECRETED:cutsite=AEA-TS~SECRETED:prob=0.6309)~MEROPS:MER0000356~COG:O~EggNog:ENOG503NUCW); the protein is MKAAAIALSVAAIAEATSFKIGTIHDKSAPILSSTHAEVIPNAYIIKFKEHVDDSKASDHHSWLKNINEDEEGRLELRKRGIIDDIVATVKHEYKIGVDGAKAAFRGYAGVFSDSAIEQIRNRPDVEYIERDSIVRTMLPLNAEDAVTEDTCDGEEEKQAPWGLARVSHRKTLNFGTFNKYLYAAEGGEGVDAYVIDTGCNTEHVDFEGRAKWGKTIPSGDADEDGNGHGTHCSGTIAGKKYGVAKKANIYAVKVLRSNGSGSMSDVVRGVEYAAQSHLEQVKAAKDGKRKGFKGSVANMSLGGGKTQALDAAVNAAVESGIHFAVAAGNDNADACNYSPAAASQPVTVGASALDDSRAYFSNYGECTDIFAPGLSIQSTWIGSKYAVNTISGTSMASPHICGLLAYYLSLQPAKDSEFSVAPITPKKLKETLIEISTEGVLSDIPAKTPNKLAWNGGGCNNFSKIVSAGGYKAERAPSTMEKLEKLEDVVIEDMMAVKGKIVEAASAGQSELEKLVHVAELAKKKLKGLKVEIAF
- a CDS encoding 1-alkyl-2-acetylglycerophosphocholine esterase (TransMembrane:2 (o94-112i223-242o)~EggNog:ENOG503Q377~COG:I), which produces MPSSDTSSEFELDPVDEASSSLLTSPDAPLTSATPTLPKWYRPPRWLTTDDASPFFSLSSISSLSPRTWWSTTRWSQHRVPRAAARALRPRLTWRYVLLSLLLLYVLVRAVVLRRPLLASRLPAYTGPHAVGAVDVEVPLADGPRLLSNATFKATGRPAFELQSVLFTLYYPVAAGDASSSSSSSSSSSASRNDQTTSPLYWIPKPVSLTARGYARFAHVDNFLVRPVFTFFLWLLAGGITVPARVDAPLLPVDDAAAAAATDAVSLLGKNGRLPVVLFSHGDASSRTDYTNYLGELASRGVVVAALEHRDGSCPGTLVRLPGEPDREVLTFRASELVAPVGDVDDSDGDEEGGGGGGGGGNLKRGRHRSSRSLDEGKLQPVDSKRFLFDQLEFRNAEMFQALHVLQALHAGNGSSLASLNTRRGHGGGGTVAFPSFASRLDLSQLVIAGHSHGATLALKSLVDSPLPARGGIALDPGKSSGDLDARSRAPLLVVHSDSWSRARTVFFPDRRPHFDVVKDLVRAVLRRAGAAWFVTSLGTSHPSVSDAPLIEPWILSWTTGARMNTKEALEEYVRISVDFMYFLRTGRARALLAEPVTHHEYDEWVSDDRKQEFPKAMARLWEVHVSPAIDKS